The proteins below are encoded in one region of Alphaproteobacteria bacterium:
- the tsaD gene encoding tRNA (adenosine(37)-N6)-threonylcarbamoyltransferase complex transferase subunit TsaD gives MKILGIETSCDETAAAVVQGSAAPSDRILSNVILSQIEEHEPYGGVVPEIAARAHLNYLPKIIQQALTESNISLDQINAIAVTGGPGLIGGVLVGIMAAKAMAIALNKPLLAINHLEGHALTIRLTHDLLFPYLLLLASGGHCQFVLVSGLGRYHVLGRTIDDAAGEAFDKIAKLMGLDYPGGPALEQCAKLGDPNRFDLPRPLSGRVGCDLSFSGLKTATRLLIQKSQPLSEQMAADISACFQHTVAESLAEKANNAIQMIPASVKSFVVAGGVAANQTIRNRLQTVCDQHGLAFLAPPLRLCTDNAAMIAWAGLERMRLGLVDDLSFAPRPRWPLCDLMGNELDTK, from the coding sequence ACGGCAGCCGCTGTTGTACAAGGCAGCGCTGCCCCATCGGACCGCATCCTATCAAACGTGATCCTGTCGCAAATCGAGGAACACGAACCCTATGGCGGGGTCGTCCCCGAAATCGCAGCGCGGGCACACCTGAATTATCTACCCAAAATCATTCAACAAGCCTTGACCGAATCGAACATATCGCTTGATCAGATTAATGCCATTGCCGTTACAGGGGGTCCTGGATTAATCGGCGGTGTTTTGGTCGGGATCATGGCAGCCAAAGCAATGGCGATTGCCCTGAACAAACCACTCCTGGCGATTAACCACCTAGAGGGGCACGCCTTAACCATACGTTTGACGCACGACCTACTATTCCCTTATTTATTGTTATTGGCATCGGGCGGTCATTGCCAATTTGTTTTGGTATCCGGACTTGGTCGCTATCATGTTTTGGGACGGACTATCGACGATGCCGCAGGCGAGGCATTTGATAAAATTGCAAAACTGATGGGACTTGATTACCCTGGGGGGCCAGCCCTTGAACAGTGCGCAAAATTGGGCGACCCCAATCGATTCGATTTGCCGCGCCCCCTGTCTGGCCGGGTTGGATGCGATCTATCCTTTTCTGGTCTTAAAACGGCCACACGCTTGTTGATCCAAAAAAGCCAACCCCTTTCCGAACAAATGGCTGCCGATATCTCAGCCTGCTTTCAACACACAGTTGCGGAATCTTTGGCAGAAAAAGCCAATAATGCTATTCAAATGATACCAGCATCTGTAAAATCATTCGTAGTAGCCGGAGGAGTCGCCGCAAATCAAACAATCCGAAATCGGTTACAAACTGTTTGTGATCAACATGGATTGGCATTTTTGGCGCCACCCCTTCGGCTGTGCACAGATAATGCCGCAATGATTGCCTGGGCAGGGTTAGAGCGAATGCGATTAGGATTGGTTGATGATCTGTCGTTTGCGCCGCGCCCGCGATGGCCCTTGTGTGATCTTATGGGAAATGAATTGGATACAAAATGA